ACGAAGCTGACATACTACACTCTCTTTCGCCAAAATCTTAAGTTCGGTACGAGACTACGCCCACAGAGTGTCAACTGTATGGCACAGATATTGCCGAACGGCCGCTTTTTATGCGGACGCCGGAGGCGCCGGCGGGGCGGCGGCGGCCAGCGCGGCCATGTGGGTGAGCATCTTCGCGTCCAGCCGGACGACCAGTGCGCGCAACACGTCGTCGTGCAGCTTGAGCTGCCGTTCCAGCTCCTTAGAAACGCCCGGCTGACTCTTGAACTGCATCACGACGTAGTTGCCCTCGCGGACGTCCTTGATCTCATACGCGAGCCGCTTCTTGCCGAGCCGCTCGATGCCGGATACCTCGCCGCCCTGGCTC
The sequence above is drawn from the Candidatus Binatia bacterium genome and encodes:
- the rpsF gene encoding 30S ribosomal protein S6, translating into MNEYEVTYILRPSLEEAEVEERANAIGEIVKSQGGEVSGIERLGKKRLAYEIKDVREGNYVVMQFKSQPGVSKELERQLKLHDDVLRALVVRLDAKMLTHMAALAAAAPPAPPASA